The Pagrus major chromosome 17, Pma_NU_1.0 genome includes a region encoding these proteins:
- the nudt17 gene encoding nucleoside diphosphate-linked moiety X motif 17 has product MDKMRKILVYVCKDGAAPQRAQFVQSITGHFSDCGGDEVEVSCSLDKNQFILYRADRGPRTPLKRPAFCPIKHLSVTEAAAIPLDVQQRGTDVGVAIILQTANQRVLLTRRAKELRIFPNVWVPPGGHVEPDETLLDAGLRELQEETGLKLGQEEVSPKILGLWESVYPAMLSRGLPQRHHIVIYMLLQSSLSHLQLQASLSPSPAEVSACLWADGRLVRAIVSAVDGEDAEVPVDDLPSSISVTQVSTEGALSDSTLPLSVLTNRAPVSGPDVERVSTGTKFALELWLKSLETSDP; this is encoded by the exons atgGATAAAATGAGGAAGATCCTGGTTTATGTGTGTAAAGACGGAGCGGCTCCACAACGAGCTCAGTTTGTTCAG AGTATAACGGGTCACTTCAGTGACTGTGGTGGTGACGAGGTGGAGGTGAGCTGCTCTCTGGACAAGAACCAGTTCATCCTGTACAGAGCGGACAGAGGACCAAGGACTCCTCTGAAG AGGCCCGCCTTCTGTCCCATCAAACACCTGTCGGTCACAGAGGCAGCTGCGATCCCATTGGATGTTCAGCAGCGTGGAACAGATGTAGGCGTGGCCATCATCCTgcagacagccaatcagagagtgCTGCTGACACGGCGGGCGAAGGAGCTTCGGATTTTTCCCAACGTCTGGGTTCCTCCAG GCGGCCATGTTGAGCCAGATGAGACG ctgcTGGACGCAGGCCTCAGGGAGTTACAGGAGGAAACTGGACTGAAACTGGGACAAGAGGAAGTTTCTCCAAAAATACTGGGACTCTGGGAg tcagtgtacCCCGCCATGCTGTCCAGAGGACTTCCTCAGAGACATCACATCGTCATCTACATGCTGCTGCAGTCCTCCCTGTCTCACCTGCAGCTCCAG GCGTCTCTGAGCCCGTCTCCCGCTGAGGTCAGTGCCTGTCTGTGGGCCGACGGCCGGCTGGTCAGAGCCATCGTGTCCGCCGTGGACGGAGAGGATGCCGAGGTTCCAGTGGACGACCTGCCGAGCAGCATCAG TGTGACGCAGGTTTCCACAGAAGGAGCTCTGAGCGACTCCACACTGCCACTGTCAGTGTTGACCAACAGGGCTCCCGTCAGCGGCCCAGACGTGGAGCGGGTCAGCACCGGGACCAAGTTCGCCCTGGAGCTGTGGCTGAAGAGTCTGGagacctctgacccctga